One genomic region from Oculatellaceae cyanobacterium encodes:
- a CDS encoding asparaginase codes for MTRGKRTQAPELEVGLLREGIAESTHRVQAVVCDNRGRVLSVAGNAETAFFVRSALKPFQALAVTTTGTLERYNLTDRDLAIICSSHQGTIEQTRQVFNILWRCDIDPSILQCPIPEGKRSPLEYNCSGKHAGMLAVCQQRSLPTSNYLQRNHPIQKLILSKVSELLRMPGEEFIAVHDDCGAPTYLMQMGQIASLYAQLASGENLDLERIVRAMTHHPALVAGEGEFDTRLMELTEGELVSKAGAEGIQCIGRVGEGMGLAIKVIDGAKRAKYAVAIHLLQQMGWISPTVAESLSETFISLGRFKRLEVVGELSLL; via the coding sequence ATGACCAGGGGAAAAAGAACTCAAGCACCAGAACTGGAAGTAGGATTGCTCCGTGAAGGGATTGCTGAATCCACTCATCGCGTCCAAGCAGTTGTCTGTGATAACCGAGGGCGTGTTCTATCAGTAGCAGGTAATGCAGAAACGGCATTTTTTGTCCGTTCAGCATTAAAACCTTTTCAAGCCTTGGCAGTCACAACTACTGGAACACTAGAACGCTACAATCTTACCGACCGAGACTTAGCAATTATTTGTAGTTCCCACCAGGGAACCATTGAACAGACACGACAAGTTTTTAATATCTTGTGGCGCTGTGATATAGATCCATCAATACTTCAGTGTCCAATTCCAGAAGGAAAGCGTAGCCCCTTAGAATATAACTGTTCTGGCAAACACGCTGGAATGTTAGCTGTCTGCCAACAACGCAGTTTGCCGACTAGCAATTATTTGCAGCGTAACCATCCAATTCAGAAGCTAATTTTGAGTAAAGTGTCCGAATTGCTGCGGATGCCTGGAGAAGAATTTATCGCCGTTCATGATGATTGTGGCGCTCCTACTTATTTGATGCAAATGGGGCAAATAGCTTCCCTCTATGCCCAGTTAGCTTCGGGTGAAAATTTGGATTTAGAGCGCATTGTGCGTGCTATGACTCATCATCCTGCATTGGTGGCAGGAGAAGGCGAATTTGATACACGCCTGATGGAATTAACAGAGGGAGAATTGGTAAGTAAAGCTGGAGCCGAAGGAATTCAGTGTATTGGTAGAGTTGGCGAAGGCATGGGTTTGGCAATTAAAGTGATAGACGGAGCCAAACGCGCTAAGTATGCAGTAGCAATCCACTTACTTCAGCAGATGGGGTGGATTAGTCCAACAGTTGCTGAAAGCCTTTCAGAGACGTTTATTAGTCTAGGAAGATTTAAGCGTTTAGAAGTTGTTGGAGAACTTTCGCTTTTATAG
- a CDS encoding CGLD27 family protein: MESSVSVCPVPTEQQPINEYQQLKDSWFFNWVTLDMQAYLKKLGCVWLWSWLIAAPLAAASFVPQKHLGQFLLYGAAIASIFVGLTLLRLYLGWSYVRDRLQSETIFYEESGWYDGQTWTKTPEIRTRDRLLVNYQIEPIMLRLKQTLGFMMLCFLGGSLIWNFL; this comes from the coding sequence ATGGAGTCTTCTGTTTCTGTTTGCCCAGTTCCCACAGAACAACAACCCATTAATGAGTATCAGCAATTGAAAGACTCTTGGTTTTTTAACTGGGTAACTCTAGATATGCAAGCATATCTCAAGAAGCTGGGTTGTGTCTGGTTATGGAGTTGGTTGATAGCTGCACCATTAGCTGCTGCTAGTTTTGTGCCTCAAAAGCATTTAGGTCAGTTTCTACTTTATGGTGCAGCAATAGCTAGTATATTTGTGGGATTAACTCTGTTGCGCTTGTACTTAGGTTGGTCTTATGTACGCGATCGCTTGCAGAGTGAGACGATATTTTATGAAGAGTCTGGTTGGTACGACGGGCAAACCTGGACGAAAACCCCAGAAATTCGCACCCGCGATCGCTTGCTTGTCAACTACCAAATCGAACCGATTATGTTGCGCCTTAAGCAAACATTGGGATTTATGATGCTATGTTTCTTAGGTGGTAGCTTAATCTGGAATTTTTTGTGA